One Mangifera indica cultivar Alphonso chromosome 4, CATAS_Mindica_2.1, whole genome shotgun sequence genomic region harbors:
- the LOC123214452 gene encoding transcriptional repressor ILP1 produces the protein MSTSRARNFRRRGDDDEDNTENTPSTVSAPAAATTTTTTTIKKPSSSKPKKLLSFADDEEEEQPSSNRVKSKPSSRLNKPSSSHKITSSKDRLPLLSNVQPQAGTYTKEALLELQKNTKTLAAPSSKPPPSSEPTIVLKGLLKPQNSTFVENNPARVSSDSDSDNKHETEKKFASMGIAKGKDLIPDKATIEAIRAKRERMRQSRGREAPDYISLEGGSDHRLGGDDLSDEEPEFPRRVAMFGEKVESGKKNIKKKGVFEDDDDEENERPVVVGNAGKINVEDDEYDDEDEVAKIWEEEQVRKGLGKRIDDSSATARVVSSATANVPMSQPPQVLPQKLYPTAAPPNIGGAIGGLQGFDTVSISQKGENAIKAVHDSINRLKETHGRVMSSLTKADEDLSASLLKITDLERSLSAAGEKFIFMQKLRDFVSVICQFLQHKAHYIEELEEQMQKLREEHASAVFERRAADNDDEMIEVEAGVKAAMTVFNERGNSAAMIAAAKNAAQAASSAIREQTNIPAKLDEFGRDMNLQKRMDVARRAEARQRRRARFESKLLSSMDIDSSNQKMEGESSTDESDSESSAYQSNRELLLQTADEIFSDASEEYSELSLVKERFEKCKREYSSSYRDAYMSLSAPTILSPYVRLELLKWDPLHEDADFSDMKWHSLLFNYGLPEDGRDFAPDDADANLVPTLVEKVALPILHHEIAHCWDMLSARETRNAVSATSLVVTYVPTSSEALAELLLAIRTRLAEAVSNLTVPTWSPLLMNAVPNAARIAAYRFGMSVRLMRNICLWKEILALPILEELVLDELLCRKVLPHVRSISSNVHDAIMRTEKIVASLSGVWAGSSVTGSHSRNRKLQPLVDYMLSLGKTLEKKHLAGVTENETGGLARRLKKMLVELNDYDNARNIARTFRLKEAL, from the exons ATGAGCACCTCTAGAGCTAGAAATTTCCGCCGACGAGGCGACGACGACGAAGACAACACGGAGAACACTCCCTCAACTGTGTCCGCCCCCGCcgccgccaccaccaccaccaccaccaccattaaGAAACCCTCGTCATCAAAACCTAAGAAACTGCTGAGCTTCGCTgacgatgaagaagaagaacaaccATCTTCAAATAGGGTGAAAAGTAAACCCTCTTCACGTCTCAACAAGCCCTCTTCATCTCACAAGATTACGTCCTCTAAAGACCGCCTTCCTCTTCTCTCCAATGTTCAACCCCAAGCTGGTACTTACACGAAAGAAGCTCTCCTTGAACTTCAAAAGAACACCAAAACCCTAGCTGCCCCTTCCTCTAAGCCTCCGCCTTCTTCTGAGCCCACAATTGTCCTCAAGGGCCTGCTCAAGCCTCAAAATTCCACTTTTGTCGAAAACAATCCCGCTAGGGTTTCTTCTGATTCGGATTCTGATAATAAACATGAGACGGAGAAGAAATTTGCTTCGATGGGGATTGCCAAAGGGAAAGACTTGATTCCTGATAAGGCTACAATAGAAGCAATTAGAGCAAAGAGGGAGAGAATGAGGCAATCACGAGGGCGGGAAGCGCCGGATTATATATCCTTGGAAGGAGGGAGTGACCATCGTTTAGGTGGAGATGATTTGAGTGATGAAGAACCGGAGTTTCCTAGACGAGTGGCTATGTTTGGGGAGAAGGTAGAGAGTGGGAAGAAGAATATAAAGAAGAAGGGTGTTtttgaggatgatgatgatgaggagaATGAGAGACCCGTGGTGGTTGGTAATGCTGGGAAGATAAACGTGGAGGATGATGaatatgatgatgaagatgaagttgcTAAAATTTGGGAAGAGGAGCAAGTGAGGAAGGGTTTAGGGAAGAGAATAGATGATTCTTCTGCTACTGCTAGGGTTGTTTCTAGTGCTACTGCAAATGTTCCCATGTCTCAGCCGCCGCAGGTGTTGCCCCAGAAGTTGTATCCAACAGCAGCTCCCCCGAATATTGGAGGGGCAATTGGAGGATTACAAGGATTTGATACAGTGTCAATATCTCAGAAAGGGGAGAATGCCATAAAAGCTGTGCACGATAGTATCAACAGGCTTAAG gaAACTCATGGTAGAGTTATGTCATCACTCACAAAGGCTGATGAAGATTTGTCTGCCTCACTTTTGAAAATTACTGATCTTGAAAGATCTCTGTCTGCTGCTGGTGAGAAGTTCATCTTTATGCAAAAGCTTCGTGACTTTGTTTCTGTTATATGTCAATTTTTGCAG CATAAAGCTCATTACATAGAGGAACTTGAAGAGCAGATGCAAAAGCTCCGTGAAGAACATGCATCTGCCGTATTCGAAAGAAGGGCTGctgataatgatgatgaaatgATTGAGGTAGAAGCAGGTGTGAAAGCAGCTATGACAGTATTCAACGAACGGGGAAACAGTGCTGCAATGATTGCAGCTGCCAAAAATGCAGCTCAGGCAGCATCTTCTGCCATTAGAGAACAAACAAATATACCAGCGAAGCTAGATGAATTTGGTAGAGATATGAACCTGCAGAAACGGATGGATGTGGCGCGGAGGGCTGAAGCACGCCAACGTAGGAGAGCTCGATTTGAGTCAAAGCTCTTGTCATCCATGGATATTGACAGTTCCAATCAGAAAATGGAAGGAGAATCAAGCACTGATGAAAGTGATAGTGAGAGTTCTGCATACCAGTCAAACCGTGAATTGTTGCTTCAGACTGCCGATGAAATTTTCAGTGATGCATCTGAGGAATATTCCGAACTTTCATTGGTTAAAgaaaggtttgaaaaatgtaaGAGAGAGTATTCATCGAGCTATCGTGATGCTTACATGTCCTTAAGTGCTCCTACTATTTTGTCTCCATATGTAAGGTTGGAACTCTTAAAGTGGGACCCGCTACACGAGGATGCTGATTTCTCTGATATGAAATGGCATTCTTTACTATTCAATTATGGTTTGCCAGAAGACGGGAGAGATTTTGCCCCTGATGATGCTGATGCTAACCTCGTTCCTACACTGGTGGAAAAGGTTGCACTTCCTATTCTGCACCACGAAATTGCTCATTGCTGGGACATGCTTAGTGCCCGAGAAACAAGGAATGCTGTTTCTGCTACAAGCTTGGTTGTAACCTATGTTCCTACTTCCAGTGAGGCACTTGCAGAATTGCTACTTGCTATCCGTACCCGTCTGGCTGAAGCTGTTTCTAACCTTACAGTCCCTACGTGGAGCCCTCTTTTAATGAATGCTGTTCCCAATGCAGCACGGATTGCAGCATACCGGTTTGGGATGTCTGTTCGTTTGATGAGAAATATCTGCTTGTGGAAAGAAATCCTGGCATTACCAATTTTAGAAGAGCTTGTCCTTGATGAACTTTTGTGTAGAAAAGTTTTGCCACATGTTCGAAGCATTTCATCAAATGTTCATGATGCAATCATGAGAACCGAAAAAATTGTTGCTTCTTTATCTGGGGTCTGGGCTGGTTCAAGTGTTACTGGAAGCCACAGCCGCAACCGCAAGTTGCAACCATTGGTTGATTACATGCTATCATTAGGAAAGACTCTAGAGAAGAAGCATTTGGCTGGTGTGACTGAGAATGAGACAGGCGGACTTGCTCGTCGATTGAAGAAAATGTTGGTTGAGCTCAATGATTATGACAATGCGAGGAACATAGCTAGGACCTTTCGTCTTAAGGAGGCTTTGTGA